Proteins from a genomic interval of Papaver somniferum cultivar HN1 chromosome 4, ASM357369v1, whole genome shotgun sequence:
- the LOC113276196 gene encoding uncharacterized protein LOC113276196, with amino-acid sequence MNTLLNPNPNLSSPNFSIRAKKLRLLTNSGQQISLVAPANKTHTSIRSKRADSIVRCVLDSSIIDQLGLSESGLHNPSISTSYRSLDIPNPNQTLLDAQARVCTGPTQTKPLTEEQTLKVLDTILRSASGKLGVGEEEVSRAQLGAFFAGMTIRANCFSEATQWSEGETRAMNVLWPRLIRELPADIIFIADPEGSIMGVGTSIGPQFVGNGPNEMRLVGALREVLAGGHLGFEEVQGVLRDVLPLETGMQGNVSESLFSAFLIGQRMNRETDRELKAYCLAFDQEHGPPPVADVKSLTHYGEPYDGNTRFFRSTLFVAAVRACYGEASLLHGVEYMSPKGGITEEQMLKFIGANTHLSPLQTKGLLEDEDVGFGYLSQREARPSLYSLRGLREHIKKRPPIATSEKVQQFVRARGKEAIVAGFYHEGYEDPLLMLMRRRGVHSGLVVKGEEGALSMTTRVRSAQATKGPPVNYCAGFRSLSYPFVSELDGVSRESFSVEVNAKDYGFEPTDTPRTDRSVLRNIELGLAALSGEKGPAYDRIVLNAGMVDHLLGCDGAEDVSAALDRAREAIDSGKALSRLLNYVKASHRI; translated from the exons ATGAACACATTATtgaatccaaaccctaatttatcatCCCCAAATTTTTCAATCCGAGCAAAAAAGCTCAGACTTTTAACAAATTCTGGCCAGCAAATCTCACTTGTCGCACCAGCAAACAAAACTCATACTTCAATTCGTTCTAAGAGAGCAGATTCAATTGTAAGATGTGTGCTAGATTCATCAATTATTGATCAACTAGGGCTGTCTGAATCTGGCCTTCATAATCCTTCGATATCTACTTCATATCGTAGTCTGGATATCCCTAATCCTAATCAAACTTTATTGGATGCTCAAGCAAGGGTTTGTACTGGTCCTACACAGACTAAACCCCTGACTGAAGAACAAACTTTGAAAGTCTTGGATACCATTTTGAGATCAG CGAGTGGAAAATTGGGAGTTGGTGAGGAAGAGGTTTCAAGAGCACAACTTGGGGCATTTTTTGCTGGAATGACAATTCGAGCGAATTGTTTTTCAGAAGCTACTCAATGGAGTGAAGGAGAAACACGTGCAATGAACGTGTTGTGGCCACGACTAATTCGAGAACTACCAGCTGATATCATTTTTATTGCTGATCCTGAAGGTTCAATTATGGGAGTTGGTACTTCAATTGGACCTCAGTTTGTTGGGAATGGTCCTAATGAGATGAGACTTGTTGGTGCTCTGAGAGAAGTTTTGGCAGGTGGGCATCTTGGATTTGAAGAAGTTCAAGGTGTATTACGAGATGTTCTTCCTTTAGAGACTGGGATGCAAGGAAATGTGAGTGAGTCGTTGTTTTCGGCGTTCTTGATAGGTCAAAGGATGAATCGAGAAACTGATCGCGAGCTTAAAGCCTACTGTCTTGCCTTCGATCAAGAACATG GTCCTCCACCAGTTGCCGATGTTAAGTCACTGACCCATTACGGTGAACCCTATGATGGAAATACCCGTTTCTTCAGAAGCACATTGTTTGTCGCTGCTGTAAGAGCATGCTACGGGGAAGCAAGTTTGCTTCATGGTGTGGAATATATGTCACCTAAG GGGGGAATAACAGAAGAACAAATGCTGAAGTTCATCGGAGCGAACACTCATTTATCCCCTCTTCAGACAAAAGGACTTCTTGAG GATGAGGACGTCGGTTTCGGATATTTAAGTCAACGTGAAGCTCGTCCATCTCT ATACTCGTTACGTGGACTGAGGGAGCACATAAAAAAACGTCCACCTATTGCAACTTCTGAGAAAGTCCAGCAGTTTGTGAGG GCACGTGGAAAGGAAGCTATTGTTGCTGGGTTCTATCATGAAGGCTATGAGGATCCGTTGCTAATGCTTATGAGAAGAAGAGGTGTCCATTCTGGTTTGGTTGTGAAG GGAGAAGAAGGAGCGCTTTCAATGACAACAAGAGTACGATCTGCACAGGCAACAAAAGGCCCCCCAGTAAACTACTGTGCAGGTTTTCGGTCATTGAGCTATCCATTTGTATCTGAATTGGATG GAGTCTCACGTGAGAGTTTCAGTGTTGAGGTTAATGCTAAAGATTATGGTTTTGAACCCACAGATACTCCCAGAACTGATAGATCG GTTTTGAGGAACATAGAACTGGGTCTAGCAGCACTAAGTGGTGAAAAGGGGCCAGCTTATGATAGGATAGTGTTGAATGCTGGAATGGTAGACCATTTGCTTGGTTGTGATGGTGCAGAAGACGTTTCCGCAGCATTAGATAGAGCAAGAGAGGCCATCGATAGTGGTAAAGCATTAAGCAGATTGTTGAATTACGTAAAGGCATCCCACAGAATTTAA